The Pelagibaculum spongiae genome includes a window with the following:
- a CDS encoding cytochrome P460 family protein, translated as MKRLNTLRKKVQTKIVPAISMSVMLSASFLMASEAIADDKSFSPYVDTQGNISLPDDFRISMVHLGSWFVPEGAASGFHDVYTEKSSAQAYRKTGKFPDGATLVKELRASKTGDYTTGQGVGHAVTDVKQWFVMIKDAKGRFSDNKIWGEGWGWGLYKPDNRSKNVSSNYKADCLGCHLPAKNTDLVYVGAYPTLGK; from the coding sequence ATGAAACGACTTAATACGTTGCGAAAAAAAGTACAAACAAAAATAGTGCCTGCTATATCCATGTCAGTAATGTTGAGTGCATCATTCTTGATGGCGAGCGAAGCAATAGCTGATGATAAATCGTTCTCTCCATATGTTGATACTCAAGGCAATATAAGCTTGCCTGATGATTTTCGCATATCGATGGTTCACTTGGGCTCATGGTTTGTGCCTGAGGGTGCAGCTAGTGGTTTTCATGATGTTTACACCGAGAAGTCGAGCGCACAAGCATATCGAAAAACGGGTAAATTCCCTGATGGTGCAACTCTTGTGAAGGAACTACGAGCTTCTAAAACAGGCGATTATACAACGGGTCAAGGCGTGGGGCACGCGGTGACAGATGTTAAGCAGTGGTTTGTGATGATCAAGGATGCGAAAGGACGTTTCTCTGATAATAAAATTTGGGGTGAAGGTTGGGGTTGGGGTTTATATAAGCCGGACAACCGTAGTAAAAATGTTTCTTCTAACTACAAAGCTGATTGTTTAGGTTGTCACTTGCCAGCTAAAAACACAGACCTTGTTTATGTTGGAGCTTATCCAACCTTAGGTAAGTAG
- the ylqF gene encoding ribosome biogenesis GTPase YlqF, which yields MAINWFPGHMHKARKEIKQLMPKIDVVIEVLDARLPYSSSNPLVPLLRGEKPFLKILNKSDLADPAVTKRWVETLQQEPGVKAIALHQKQKGEVKRILELCQKMMPEGRNYIIKPLNALILGIPNVGKSTLINTLADRAIAQTGNTPAVTKIQQRIKLPSNIVLYDTPGFLWPRLEPEACGYRLALSAAIKDSIFEYEDAALFMAEYLLDRYPAITQKHFRLTELPVDNIEMLEMIAVVRGHMRKGGIPDIHKVATAMINDYRSGVLGKVTLETPEMVEAELAAVEQAQKEKAKKEGKGRRS from the coding sequence ATGGCGATTAACTGGTTCCCAGGCCACATGCACAAGGCCCGCAAAGAGATCAAACAGCTGATGCCGAAGATCGATGTGGTGATCGAAGTGTTGGACGCCCGGCTACCCTACTCCAGCAGCAACCCCTTGGTGCCACTACTGAGAGGTGAAAAGCCATTTTTAAAGATCCTGAACAAGAGCGATTTAGCAGACCCTGCAGTGACTAAACGATGGGTCGAGACCTTGCAGCAAGAGCCTGGCGTTAAAGCCATTGCCCTGCACCAGAAACAAAAAGGCGAAGTTAAACGCATACTTGAGCTGTGCCAGAAAATGATGCCAGAAGGGCGTAATTACATTATCAAGCCATTGAATGCTTTGATTTTAGGTATTCCCAATGTTGGAAAATCGACCCTAATTAATACCTTGGCAGATCGGGCGATTGCACAAACCGGTAACACGCCAGCAGTCACCAAAATTCAACAGAGAATCAAGTTACCTAGCAATATTGTGCTTTATGACACGCCTGGCTTTTTATGGCCTCGCCTTGAGCCAGAAGCCTGTGGATATCGCTTGGCGCTGTCGGCTGCGATTAAAGATTCCATCTTTGAATATGAAGATGCTGCATTGTTTATGGCCGAATATTTACTCGACCGTTATCCAGCCATCACACAAAAGCATTTCCGCCTGACAGAACTTCCGGTAGACAATATTGAAATGCTGGAAATGATTGCGGTTGTGCGCGGTCATATGCGCAAGGGTGGTATTCCAGATATTCACAAAGTGGCCACTGCAATGATCAATGATTATCGTAGTGGCGTGCTGGGCAAAGTGACCCTAGAAACACCAGAAATGGTGGAAGCTGAATTGGCAGCGGTTGAGCAAGCTCAAAAAGAAAAAGCCAAAAAAGAAGGTAAGGGTCGCAGAAGCTAA
- a CDS encoding CvfB family protein, with protein sequence MNRLKVIKQVDFGLFLDGGNKDIDGFGEILLPRRYVPENTQIGDDLDVFIYLDSEDQYIATTETPKVMLGQFACLNVAMVNQVGAFLDWGLPKDLLVPFAQQRPKMEEDRHYVVYVYLDNSGRIAATGRYDKHLNQSKPEYKSRQKVNVLVAGRTDLGTKVIVENAHWGQIFQSDITQPLKYGQKLEAFIKKIHENGNIDIMLEQPGYAKIDALSQSILNKLHASRGFLPVHDKTDPELIRRLFLCSKKSFKQAIGGLKRQGLIEIQGQGIKLL encoded by the coding sequence ATGAATCGACTTAAGGTCATTAAACAGGTCGATTTTGGACTCTTTCTAGATGGCGGTAATAAAGATATCGATGGATTTGGTGAGATTCTATTACCACGTCGTTACGTGCCTGAGAATACTCAGATTGGTGATGATTTAGATGTGTTCATCTACCTCGATTCTGAAGATCAGTATATTGCCACTACTGAAACACCCAAAGTAATGCTGGGCCAGTTTGCCTGTTTGAATGTGGCAATGGTCAACCAAGTGGGTGCATTTCTTGATTGGGGCTTACCGAAAGATTTGCTGGTACCTTTTGCCCAGCAGCGACCAAAAATGGAAGAAGACCGCCATTATGTGGTGTATGTCTACCTCGATAACTCGGGCCGTATTGCCGCAACTGGTCGTTATGATAAACACCTCAACCAGAGCAAGCCTGAATATAAATCACGCCAGAAAGTTAACGTTCTGGTGGCGGGTCGAACCGATTTAGGCACCAAGGTGATTGTTGAAAATGCCCATTGGGGACAAATTTTCCAGTCAGACATTACCCAGCCATTAAAGTATGGCCAGAAGCTGGAAGCCTTTATCAAGAAAATCCATGAAAATGGCAATATTGATATTATGCTAGAGCAACCTGGCTACGCTAAAATCGATGCATTATCGCAAAGTATTTTAAATAAATTACATGCATCTCGTGGCTTTTTGCCGGTACATGATAAAACAGATCCAGAGCTGATTCGCCGTTTGTTCTTGTGCAGTAAAAAATCTTTCAAGCAAGCAATTGGCGGCTTGAAGCGACAGGGTTTGATTGAGATTCAAGGCCAGGGCATTAAACTGCTTTAA
- a CDS encoding thioredoxin family protein: MPKFFQEQHQMLILGKVTPEQLIEQKLFRHFHSKFTPNHDVLQKILPDESIEITVIVGTWCTDCHHHVGKFIALMEAKSKLLWKVNYIAVDRKKQDPDGLAAAYEFTKVPTFIIKKEGREVGRIEEKPMVSLEVDLFSIIKRA; encoded by the coding sequence GTGCCAAAGTTTTTTCAAGAGCAGCACCAGATGTTAATCCTCGGCAAAGTTACCCCAGAACAGTTGATCGAACAGAAGTTGTTCAGACATTTTCATAGCAAATTCACCCCAAACCATGATGTTTTGCAAAAAATCCTGCCAGATGAAAGCATCGAAATTACCGTAATCGTCGGCACCTGGTGCACCGATTGTCATCATCATGTCGGTAAGTTCATCGCCTTGATGGAAGCCAAGAGCAAACTGCTGTGGAAAGTTAACTACATTGCAGTAGACCGTAAAAAGCAAGACCCAGATGGTTTGGCAGCTGCTTATGAATTTACCAAGGTGCCTACCTTTATCATCAAGAAAGAGGGTCGTGAAGTGGGTCGCATTGAAGAAAAACCGATGGTGTCATTGGAAGTTGATTTATTCTCGATTATTAAACGCGCTTAA